AGAAACTAGTTCTTATTTTGTTTGCAAAGTAATGTTTTGAAAAACATAATAAAATAAAACTCAAGCTGGCTTTTCTATATTTTTATTATGTTTAAAAATTATTTCAACTTTTGTTTGTTTATATGGTTGATTGAGAGCACACTAACATTATTATTCAGTGCCTGTTGATTTAAAGTCTATTTACTATTGGATCTTGATAAAAATTTACTGGTTAAGAGAGATGTTTAGGTGCGCTTATGCGACTTTTAGGCGCATGTCAACATAGAAAATGTAATGATCAAGTGAGGTTTAGTTAGGTAATGAAAACTGTTCTAATTGAAATTACTGTAATTTATATGCAGCAGCAGCAGAAACGGAGAGGGTTGAAAGGTATGGAGGATTTGGACACCGACTCCGAGTAATTTCTGGTTCTTTCGTTCTTTTTTTCTTTCCTTTGTGGTTTTCGATTTTCTCTTTTTGAGAGGGAGGACACACGTGTGGCTTGCTTGTTATGCTCGTGCGAGATGGGCCAACAAGAACCAGTGGAGCAAGAGCTATCGAGAAGCTACCCCTGTTTTATTTCCTATTTTTCTTAAATCTTTATCCTTAATTTTTATTTTTTTTCATCTTTTATAAATTCCTTTTTTTTTTGTTTCGGTTCGTGTACAAAAAAAGAGGTGGAAATGCATCGTCATAAATCATATAAATCACCTTTCCTGCTCTTATTATTCACAGAAAAAGTAAAAACTCTTTGACTTTTATTTTAGTTAGATAGATCAAATTGGATAACCTCCATTTACCAGAAGTAATCAATCTTCCGAACAATAACTAAAGGAAACATATCTGATTACGTCAAAGATTCTTAGTGATTAGTAGATTCGGAACCTCATTAACTTCATGTCAGTGCCAAGGCATCTCGCTGTTGGGCTCTCAATAAAAACACGCTTCATTTCATTTTCATAGTTTGTTTATTTGTTCGGTTTACCTAAACGCCGTCTTCCTTACGTCAATAGCCGGTGCAATCCGGTCCACTCCTAACCGGAAAGGGTTTATCACCATCACCAGCTCTCAAACTTAAACCGGAAAAAAATTCAATCTCCACTAAACCGATGGAAATCTCCGGACGGCGAATGAGAAGATTCCGGATGAGATTCGGAAGAAACCGCCTCGCCGGCGGCGAAAACGACGACGGTTCCGTCCTCTCGACGCGAAACGGAGGCAACACGGAGAACGAAGCTTCCTGTTGCTACTGCGATCTCAAAATCACGATGTTCAACGAACACATCTCCCGCCTCGGAAGACGATTCTCCGGCGCGATGAAGATCTGGTTCTCAATCGGACTCGGATTCGGCGTCGCGTCTCTCCTCCTCGTCACACTCTTCCTTCTTCTTCAGTTCCACCCTAAACCACTCTCCAACCGCCTCGCTTCCGCCGTCTTCGGATTCTCTCCTTCCACCGTGAGCTCGCTTATCCAAAACCCTAATTTCGATGAAAAAAAAGCTAAAAGTTATTTTCTTTTTGCAGCGTGTGTCGCTCTCGGGCTTCGTCTATGTGTTTGTTTCAACAGTTATTACTGTTTTAGTTCATGAGCTCGGTCATGCTCTTGCAGCTGCAAGGTATAAAGTTCTTACCATTTACTCTCCAGTTTATGTATATGAGCTGCTTTTAGATATAGTCTTTCTTATGAGTTGAGCGTGGGCAGTGAAGGGATACAGATGGAGTACATTGCTGTTTTCATCGCAGCTATTTTTCCGGGAGGTCTTGTGGCTTTTGATCATGATCTCTTGCAGTCACTTCCAAGCTTTAACGCGCTTCGTGTTTACTGTGCTGGTGTTTGGCATAACGCTGTGGTTAGTTCCTCTCTTTAATGTATTCTCTTGTTTGATTTGATCTTGATCTTGATCATGAGTGAAGTTTCTTTCTGTAGTTCTGTGCACTCTGCGCGTTCGGTTTGTTTCTCTTGCCTGTGATGCTGTCTCCCTTCTACAAACACGGTGAAAGCCTCGTGGTGAGCATTCTTATTAGGCTTATTGATCTCTTTTGTAGAAGCTTTAATGCTTCAGGTTCTTTCTGTAGGTTGTGGATGTGCCTTCTAAGTCGCCGTTGTTTGGTTATTTGTCTCCTGGAGATACTGTCGTGTCCTTGGATGGGATTCGGGTTTATAAACCTAGCGAGTGGCTTGAACTGGCAGCGATTTTGGATAAGCAGAACACTGAGACGTCGAATGCTTCCTTTGGAGGCTCGAGGAGGTTTCATCACGGGAAGGGTTACTGTGTCCCTATCTCTATGGTTGAAGAAGGGTTCAAGGGGAAGATGGTTGAGAACCGATATGTTTGTCCTGGTGATCTCACTCCATTTTCAACTATGCCATGCTCAGATGTAGCAGCTCCAAGAGAGGTTTCTGTTTGTTTGGATGCGAAGGATATCGTCAAGCTTAACAAATGTGGTGATGGATGGGTGACAACGTCAGAGACTCATGATAATAGTGGCTGTGTGTGTCCACAGGTGAGTGTTGCTTGAGATTATCCTCAAAATATTCACTTTCTATGTATTTTGATGATTTGATGTTTCAGGGGGAGATGTGTTTACAAGCAATGCAATCTCCAGGCATATCATGGACAGAGATCTCTTATAAAAGAACCTCATCACTTGATTGTTCTAGACTTGGTATGGATTTTAATACCTCGAGTTGCGTCGGGACGTTTGTATTTGTCGGTGATCTGATCGCCATGTCACGTTCGGTTCAGTTAACCGCGTACCAACCTCGTTGGCTATTAAACTACTTCGTCAAATCCTTTCCGGATATCGTAGAAAGAAGCTTGACCTGCACGTTTCACGTCTCTCTCGCACTAGTCCTTCTCAACAGCTTACCTGTAAGTTCCGATACTACAAGTCTCATGGAAGTTAAGATCATTGCTTGATCTTAATAGTATTTTTTTTTGCTAGGTGTATTACCTTGATGGTGAATCCATTTTAGAGTCCTGTCTCCAATTTTTCACATGGTTAAGCCCAAGGAAGAAGAAGAAAGCTCTTCAACTATGTCTTTTTGGAGGGAGTCTCCTCTCTCTTCTCGCCTTCTTCAGAATCTTCTTCGTCGGTTTACCTCCAAGTCGATAGTAAAATGCCCGTGAATCATGAACCTTGACATTTTTTTCTCAAAATGTTTACTCTTTGATTCGAGGCCAGGAGTAGCTCGAGTGCCTTGAACATATGAAGTTGATGCAACTACACTCAGACTCGCCGGTTTCATCATGTTGAGAATCATTGGCGAACCTACATTTCTCAAGAAGGTGGCAATTGCCCCCACAAAATTTTCAAAGTTTGTTAAATATGTTTAAACTTTGATTATTTTTCTTTTAGTAAATAACATTTTTACCTATACTTTTTAAGTTTATGTAAGATTTGCCCCAACAAGAAAATAATTCTACATTCGCCACTGTTGAGAATGTTAATGTTAGATCGCATTCGCTGTAGATATTGTTGTTGTATAGAAGCTAAATCAGTTAGAAACATCTATCTATTATATTAAAATAGAAGTTATGTTAAGATTTGTGAGAATGTGTTGTCTATTTTTTATTGGTTACACTACTATATATAATGGTTCATACAAAGTGGAGTCAAAGTGAGAATTGATTACAAAGATACTCTACATAATGACATGGTCAAACTCATAAAGACTAAGGTTGAATGGGTCTTCCATGTGGCGGGATGTAAACCTCCAATGGACTCTAGTCTTGAACTTGTATGGTCTAGGGTATGGACCATCCACTTCATGATTCATAACACTCCCCCTTGGATGCCATAACCATATAGGGCTTGTAACATGCTAATGTTGCCTCATTAAAACCTCTCCCGAAAAACCCAAAACCCAATGTGGTAAAAGGGAAACCAGAGAAAGGAAAAATAGTACAACACACATTACTCCCCCTGATTTGGACATCACTGAAGGTCCTTGAGTCTTCGCATGCCAATCTGCTGCGTGAGCTTCCTGAATGTGCTGGTGGGCAATGACTTGGTGAAGAGGTCGGCTGAGTTCTCACTAGACCGGATCTGAAGGACGTTGACCTCTCCAGCTTTCTGCAACTCATGAGTAAAGAAGAACTTGGGTATAATATGTTTGGTTTGGTCACCTTTGATATACCCGTCTTGAGTTGAGCAATGCAAGCAGCATTATCTTCATATATGATGGTCGGACCATTGTCCTTGACCATTCCACTATCTGATCGGATGTGTTGGGTCATAGACCTCAACCATACACACTCACGACTTGCCTCCTGCATGGCAAGAATTTCTGAGTGATTAGATGAAGTGGTTGCTATAGTTTGTTTCATGGAACGCCATGATATAGCAGTACCACCATGAGTGAACACATAACCAGTTTGGGACAGACCATGGTGTGGATCAGATAAGTAGCCTGCATCTGCAAAGACTACCAAACCATCTTTGGTTTCATTGGTATAAAATAGACCCAAATCCTTAGTTCCTTGTAGGTAACGTAGGATATGTTTAATTCCGTTCCAGAGCCTTTGGGTCGGACAAGAACTAAATCATGATAGGAGGTTTACGGCAAAACATATATCTGGTCTAGTGTGGCTAGCCAAATACATTAATGTTCTTATGGCACTGAGGTATGGCACTTCTGGACCCAGGACATCCTCATCGTCCTTCTTAGGACCGAATGGGTCCGTGTCCAAATTAAGGGACCTCACGACCATTGGGCTGGTCAATGGGTGAGCCTGGTCCATATAAAATCTCTTGAGTACTTTTTCAGTATATGCCATTTGATCCACAAGGATTCCTCCTTTCATGTACTCAAGTTGAAACCCCAANNNNNNNNNNNNNNNNNNNNNNNNNNNNNNNNNNNNNNNNNNNNNNNNNNNNNNNNNNNNNNNNNNNNNNNNNNNNNNNNNNNNNNNNNNNNNNNNNNNNNNNNNNNNNNNNNNNNNNNNNNNNNNNNNNNNNNNNNNNNNNNNNNNNNNNNNNNNNNNNNNNNNNNNNNNNNNNNNNNNNNNNNNNNNNNNNNNNNNNNNNNNNNNNNNNNNNNNNNNNNNNNNNNNNNNNNNNNNNNNNNNNNNNNNNNNNNNNNNNNNNNNNNNCGATTTCCCCAGAGGTTCCAATGATGTTCAAATCATCAACATACACTGCTATGATAACAAATCCATTGTTTGCAAAGTTGTTTATAAAGATACATGGACTGATAGGGTCATTCTTATAGCCTACTTTGGCAAGGTATTCGCTTAAACGATTATACCACATTCGACCACTTTGCTTAAGTCCATATAAGGATTTGTTCAGCCTTATGCAGTGTTCTTCTCGAGAACCTTTGTTAGCTTTAAGCTCAATACCCTCTGGTAATCTCATATATATTTCATTATCCAGTGGACCATAAAGGTATGCGGTTACAACATCCATCAACCGCATATCCAAATTTTCTTTGATGGCCAAACTTATTAAAAAGCGAAATGTAGTTGCATCCACCACAGGGGAGTATGTCTCCTCATAATCGATGCCTGGTATTTGTGAGAATCCTTGTGCTACAAGCCGTGCTTTGTATCTTACAATTTCACCATGTTCATTTCTCTTCCTCACAAATACCCACTTATATCCCACTGGATTAATGTTAGAAGGCGTCAGGATAATCGATCCAAAGACATTCCTTTTCTTTAATGATTCTAACTCCACGTTTATGGCTTCTTTCCATTTGAGCCAATCAGATCTTTGAGTGCACTCTAGAATAGACGTGGGTTCATGATCCTCATTTAATTCCATCATATCAAGGGCTACTTTATAAGCAAATATATTATCGATGTCGACATCTTTTCGGTTCCATCTTGTCCCAGACATAAGATAATTAATTGAGATCTCATCATTAGCACCTTCAGTACCATGAGTCTCGGTGTCCCGAGTCTCATTGGTTGGTACCTTAGGCATGGCCATTTCGGCCTTGTCTGGACAATCTATGACCTCGGTTTCTTTTGCACCTTTCTTTAATTTCCGAGGTCCTTTATCTTTGGAACCAATTGGTCTACCACGTTTGAGACGTGCTTTANNNNNNNNNNNNNNNNNNNNNNNNNNNNNNNNNNNNNNNNNNNNNNNNNNNNNNNNNNNNNNNNNNNNNNNNNNNNNNNNNNNNNNNNNNNNNNNNNNNNNNNNNNACCTCTAAATCACATGATTGAGTCCGAGGATCTTGCCATGATAGGGATGTTTGATTCCATTTTATTGCTTTGCCCAGCTTGTTATTCTCTCCCCCTAAAGTTGGGTACTCAGATTCATCAAAATGACAATCTGCATATCTGGCTTTAAACAAATCTCCTGTTGTTGGCTCAAGATATTTAATAATGGTGGGAAAGTCAAATCCAACATATATTATCATCCTCCTTTGAGGTCTCATTTTTGTTCTCTGTGGTGGTGCAATAGGAACATACACAGAATATCCAAATGTTTTGATATGGGACACGTCTGGCTCATGACCCGAGAGTAATTGGGATGGAGAATATTTGTGTTCACTAGATGGCCTTATGCGTATCAATTCAGCAGCATGTAATACCGCATGTCCCCAAGCTGATACTGGAAGCTTCGACCTCATAAGTAATGGTCGAGCTATGAGTTGGATTCTTTTAATGAAGGATTCGGCCAATCCATTCTATGTATGTACATGTGCTACGGAGTGTTCCACACTTACCCCCATGTACATACAGTAATCACTAAAAGCTTGGGAATTGAATTCATTAGCATTGTCAAGACGAATAGTTTTAAGTGGAAAATCTGGAAAGTAGGCTCTCAGTCTTATGATTTGGGTCAGTAATCTAGCAAATCCCAGGTTTCTAGTGGATAATAAACAAACATGCGACCATCAGGTCGATGCATCAATGAGGACCATAAAATATCGAAATGTCCCACAAGGTGGGTGTATTAGTCCACATATATCGCCTTGAATCCTTTCCAGAAAGTTTAATGTTTCCTTAACCACCTTTACAGGTGATGGCCTTATTATTAATTTCCCTTGTGAGCATGGAACACATGGGAAGCTCTTAGGGAGAATTTTCCTATCTTTCAAGGAATGGTCAGTTGAGTTCAAGAGTATTTTACGCATCATAGCCGAACCAGGATGGCCGAGCCTGTCGTGCCATTGGTTAAAGGCTTCTCTGAACTCTTTAGTCATTGTGACATTAACCTCGATCAAGTTTATATGGGCACAATAAAGGCCCATAGATATAGCAGGGATAGTCTCTAGGACTTTCTTATGGCCTTGGGCATTTTCATAAATCAAAAGGNNNNNNNNNNNNNNNNNNNNNNNNNNNNNNNNNNNNNNNNNNNNNNNNNNNNNNNNNNNNNNNNNNNNNNNNNNNNNNNNNNNNNNNNNNNNNNNNNNNNNNNNNNNNNNNNNNNNNNNNNNNNNNNNNNNNNNNNNNNNNNNNNNNNNNNNNNNNNNNNNNNNNNNNNNNNNNNNNNNNNNNNNNNNNNNNNNNNNNNNNNNNNNNNNNNNNNNNNNNNNNNNNNNNNNNNNNNNNNNNNNNNNNNNNNNNNNNNNNNNNNNNNNNNNNNNNNNNNNNNNNNNNNNNNNNNNNNNNNNNNNNNNNNNNNNNNNNNNNNNNNNNNNNNNNNNNNNNNNNNNNNNNNNNNNNNNNNNNNNNNNNNNNNNNNNNNNNNNNNNNNNNNNNNNNNNNNNNNNNNNNNNNNNNNNNNNNNNNNNNNNNNNNNNNNNNNNNNNNNNNNNNNNNNNNNNNNNNNNNNNNNNNNNNNNNNNNNNNNNNNNNNNNNNNNNNNNNNNNNNNNNNNNNNNNNNNNNNNNNNNNNNNNNNNNNNNNNNNNNNNNNNNNNNNNNNNNNNNNNNNNNNNNNNNNNNNNNNNNNNNNNNNNNNNNNNNNNNNNNNNNNNNNNNNNNNNNNNNNNNNNNNNNNNNNNNNNNNNNNNNNNNNNNNNNNNNNNNNNNNNNNNNNNNNNNNNNNNNNNNNNNNNNNNNNNNNNNNNNNNNNNNNNNNNNNNNNNNNNNNNNNNNNNNNNNNNNNNNNNNNNNNNNNNNNNNNNNNNNNNNNNN
This sequence is a window from Brassica oleracea var. oleracea cultivar TO1000 chromosome C1, BOL, whole genome shotgun sequence. Protein-coding genes within it:
- the LOC106306359 gene encoding membrane-bound transcription factor site-2 protease homolog isoform X3, whose translation is MEISGRRMRRFRMRFGRNRLAGGENDDGSVLSTRNGGNTENEASCCYCDLKITMFNEHISRLGRRFSGAMKIWFSIGLGFGVASLLLVTLFLLLQFHPKPLSNRLASAVFGFSPSTRVSLSGFVYVFVSTVITVLVHELGHALAAASEGIQMEYIAVFIAAIFPGGLVAFDHDLLQSLPSFNALRVYCAGVWHNAVFCALCAFGLFLLPVMLSPFYKHGESLVVVDVPSKSPLFGYLSPGDTVVSLDGIRVYKPSEWLELAAILDKQNTETSNASFGGSRRFHHGKGYCVPISMVEEGFKGKMVENRYVCPGDLTPFSTMPCSDVAAPREVSVCLDAKDIVKLNKCGDGWVTTSETHDNSGCVCPQAYHGQRSLIKEPHHLIVLDLVWILIPRVASGRLYLSVI
- the LOC106306359 gene encoding membrane-bound transcription factor site-2 protease homolog isoform X2 is translated as MEISGRRMRRFRMRFGRNRLAGGENDDGSVLSTRNGGNTENEASCCYCDLKITMFNEHISRLGRRFSGAMKIWFSIGLGFGVASLLLVTLFLLLQFHPKPLSNRLASAVFGFSPSTRVSLSGFVYVFVSTVITVLVHELGHALAAASEGIQMEYIAVFIAAIFPGGLVAFDHDLLQSLPSFNALRVYCAGVWHNAVFCALCAFGLFLLPVMLSPFYKHGESLVVVDVPSKSPLFGYLSPGDTVVSLDGIRVYKPSEWLELAAILDKQNTETSNASFGGSRRFHHGKGYCVPISMVEEGFKGKMVENRYVCPGDLTPFSTMPCSDVAAPREVSVCLDAKDIVKLNKCGDGWVTTSETHDNSGCVCPQGEMCLQAMQSPGISWTEISYKRTSSLDCSRLVNRVPTSLAIKLLRQILSGYRRKKLDLHVSRLSRTSPSQQLTCVLP
- the LOC106306359 gene encoding membrane-bound transcription factor site-2 protease homolog isoform X1, with product MEISGRRMRRFRMRFGRNRLAGGENDDGSVLSTRNGGNTENEASCCYCDLKITMFNEHISRLGRRFSGAMKIWFSIGLGFGVASLLLVTLFLLLQFHPKPLSNRLASAVFGFSPSTRVSLSGFVYVFVSTVITVLVHELGHALAAASEGIQMEYIAVFIAAIFPGGLVAFDHDLLQSLPSFNALRVYCAGVWHNAVFCALCAFGLFLLPVMLSPFYKHGESLVVVDVPSKSPLFGYLSPGDTVVSLDGIRVYKPSEWLELAAILDKQNTETSNASFGGSRRFHHGKGYCVPISMVEEGFKGKMVENRYVCPGDLTPFSTMPCSDVAAPREVSVCLDAKDIVKLNKCGDGWVTTSETHDNSGCVCPQGEMCLQAMQSPGISWTEISYKRTSSLDCSRLGMDFNTSSCVGTFVFVGDLIAMSRSVQLTAYQPRWLLNYFVKSFPDIVERSLTCTFHVSLALVLLNSLPVYYLDGESILESCLQFFTWLSPRKKKKALQLCLFGGSLLSLLAFFRIFFVGLPPSR